In Rhodococcus sp. OK302, one genomic interval encodes:
- a CDS encoding AAA family ATPase, which produces MDRALPDTSPFFSSVDDVIERLAQTGYLSDRGTATAVFLADRLGKPLLIEGPAGVGKTELARAVAQSTGAELIRLQCYEGVDEARALYEWNHAKQILRIQTGSDHSWDSTKADVFSEEFLLARPLLKAIRREDPTVLLIDETDKADVEIEGLLLEVLSDFAVTIPELGTITATRKPFTVLTSNATRELSEALKRRCLFLHLDFPDADLERRILASRVPELPEAIAEQLVNTIRVLRGMQLKKVPSVSETIDWGRTLLALGMDTLDDDAVRATLGVILKHQSDQVRATAELRLN; this is translated from the coding sequence GTGGACCGCGCTCTTCCCGACACATCACCGTTTTTTTCGAGCGTCGACGACGTCATCGAACGGCTGGCTCAAACCGGCTACCTGTCCGACAGGGGCACTGCCACCGCGGTGTTCCTCGCGGACCGGCTCGGTAAGCCCCTGCTTATCGAGGGGCCGGCCGGCGTCGGAAAGACCGAACTGGCTCGTGCCGTTGCCCAGTCGACGGGCGCGGAGCTCATCCGTCTGCAGTGCTACGAAGGCGTCGACGAGGCCCGCGCGCTGTACGAGTGGAACCACGCGAAGCAGATTCTGCGGATTCAAACGGGCTCGGATCACAGCTGGGATTCCACCAAGGCCGATGTGTTCTCGGAGGAGTTCCTGCTGGCGCGGCCGCTGCTCAAGGCAATTCGCCGCGAGGATCCGACCGTGCTGCTGATCGACGAGACCGACAAGGCAGATGTCGAGATCGAGGGTCTGCTTCTCGAGGTTCTGAGCGATTTTGCGGTCACCATCCCGGAACTCGGTACCATCACGGCAACCCGCAAGCCGTTCACGGTGCTGACGTCCAACGCCACCCGCGAGCTGTCCGAGGCACTCAAGCGTCGTTGCTTGTTCCTGCATCTGGACTTCCCGGATGCCGACCTCGAGCGTCGCATTCTCGCCAGCCGCGTGCCCGAGCTTCCCGAAGCCATCGCCGAGCAGTTGGTCAACACCATTCGGGTTCTGCGCGGAATGCAGCTCAAGAAGGTTCCTTCGGTATCGGAGACCATCGACTGGGGCCGTACTCTCCTCGCGCTGGGCATGGACACTCTTGACGACGACGCCGTGCGCGCAACACTCGGTGTCATCCTCAAGCACCAGTCCGATCAGGTGCGAGCCACCGCTGAACTTCGGCTGAACTGA
- a CDS encoding glutamate-5-semialdehyde dehydrogenase, which translates to MTAVTSAGPTAGSDASDTRAVVHEAARRARKASRVLALLTTAQKDAALQAAADAVLAATDQILAANAIDIDTAKTAGTEESLLDRLRLTADRIEGIASGLRQVAGLPDPIGEVLRGSTLPNGLELRQQRVPLGVVGMVYEARPNVTVDAFGLTLKSGNAALLRGSSSAVKSNEALVVALRASLAAQMLPEDAVQLLPSADRSTVTHLIQARGLVDVVIPRGGAGLISAVVRDATVPTIETGVGNCHVYVHSAADLEMAEKILINSKTRRPSVCNTAETILIDSAIAETAVPQLLQALQMHDVVVHGDLPGLVPATEDDWSKEYLTLDVALKVVKDLDAAVEHIDQYGTGHTEAIVTSDLSAAREFTARVDAAAVMVNASTAFTDGEQFGFGAEIGISTQKLHARGPMGLPELTSTKWIVWGDGHTRSA; encoded by the coding sequence ATGACTGCTGTAACTTCTGCCGGACCCACCGCGGGTTCAGACGCTTCCGACACCCGCGCTGTGGTGCACGAGGCCGCTCGCCGCGCCCGTAAGGCCTCGCGCGTTCTGGCCCTGCTGACCACTGCGCAGAAGGACGCCGCGCTCCAGGCCGCAGCCGATGCAGTTCTTGCCGCTACCGATCAGATTCTTGCGGCAAATGCCATCGATATCGACACCGCCAAGACTGCCGGTACCGAGGAATCACTGCTCGACCGTTTGCGCCTGACCGCGGACCGGATCGAGGGCATTGCCTCCGGCTTGCGTCAGGTTGCCGGATTGCCTGATCCCATCGGTGAAGTGCTCCGCGGATCCACCTTGCCCAACGGCTTGGAATTGCGTCAGCAGCGAGTTCCGCTCGGCGTTGTCGGCATGGTCTACGAGGCTCGCCCCAACGTGACGGTCGACGCCTTCGGCCTGACGCTCAAGTCGGGAAATGCTGCGCTGCTTCGTGGTTCGTCGTCAGCAGTCAAGTCCAACGAGGCTCTGGTTGTAGCGTTGCGCGCTTCGTTGGCTGCGCAGATGCTTCCCGAAGATGCAGTTCAGCTCCTGCCCAGCGCAGATCGCTCCACGGTCACCCACCTGATTCAGGCTCGCGGCCTTGTGGACGTCGTCATCCCGCGTGGCGGCGCCGGCCTGATCAGTGCCGTTGTCCGGGACGCCACCGTTCCCACCATCGAGACGGGCGTCGGAAACTGCCATGTCTACGTGCATTCGGCAGCTGATCTGGAGATGGCCGAGAAGATTCTGATCAACTCCAAGACGCGTCGTCCCAGCGTCTGCAACACCGCCGAGACCATCCTGATCGACTCGGCCATCGCGGAGACCGCAGTGCCTCAGCTTCTGCAGGCCCTGCAGATGCACGACGTCGTCGTTCACGGAGATTTGCCCGGTCTGGTTCCCGCGACCGAGGACGACTGGTCGAAGGAATACCTGACACTCGATGTCGCTCTCAAGGTCGTGAAGGATCTTGATGCTGCCGTCGAGCACATCGATCAGTACGGGACCGGACATACCGAAGCTATCGTCACGTCGGATCTCTCGGCCGCCCGCGAGTTCACCGCCCGCGTCGACGCAGCTGCCGTGATGGTCAATGCGTCCACCGCATTCACCGATGGCGAGCAGTTCGGATTCGGCGCCGAGATCGGCATCTCGACACAAAAACTTCATGCACGCGGCCCCATGGGGCTGCCGGAGCTGACGTCCACCAAGTGGATCGTCTGGGGCGACGGACACACCCGCTCCGCCTGA
- a CDS encoding NADH:flavin oxidoreductase/NADH oxidase encodes MSLLFEPITLRGVTIPNRVWMAPMCQYSADVIGDQVGVPNEWHRTHLVSRAIGGVGLILTEATAVSPDGRISAADLGIWNDQQARAFAEINAQLAYFGAVPGIQLAHAGRKASTQVPWRGGKSLDADDRLAWQTVAPSAAPFGHLTEPVELTTEDIAKVVADFAAAATRALKAEFKVVEIHAAHGYLIHQFLSPESNKRTDQYGGSFDNRIRFLLEILTAVREVWPAELPLFVRVSATDWLTEDRGLEVGSWTADQTVALANILSDYGVDLIDVSTGGNSPGVQIPVEPGYQVPFARRIQNETLLPAAAVGLITEPEQAEKIIEDGSAIAVLLGRELLRDPYWARRAARELNAEVGPRVPSQYARAF; translated from the coding sequence GTGAGTCTGCTGTTCGAGCCAATAACCCTGCGCGGTGTCACCATTCCCAACCGTGTGTGGATGGCGCCCATGTGCCAGTACTCGGCCGATGTCATCGGTGACCAGGTCGGAGTGCCCAACGAATGGCATCGAACTCACCTCGTCAGCCGGGCGATCGGCGGCGTCGGCCTGATCCTCACCGAGGCGACGGCCGTGAGCCCCGACGGCCGGATCAGCGCCGCTGATCTGGGGATCTGGAACGATCAGCAGGCCCGTGCCTTCGCCGAGATCAACGCGCAACTCGCGTACTTCGGTGCCGTTCCCGGTATCCAGTTGGCACATGCGGGACGTAAGGCGTCGACGCAAGTTCCCTGGCGCGGCGGCAAGAGTCTCGATGCCGACGACCGCCTTGCCTGGCAGACCGTCGCACCCAGTGCTGCGCCCTTCGGTCACCTCACGGAACCCGTCGAACTCACCACCGAGGACATCGCGAAGGTGGTTGCAGACTTTGCCGCGGCAGCTACCCGAGCGCTCAAGGCCGAATTCAAGGTCGTCGAAATCCACGCGGCTCACGGCTACCTGATCCACCAATTCCTCTCCCCCGAGAGCAACAAGCGAACGGACCAGTACGGCGGCAGCTTCGACAACCGCATCCGATTCCTCCTTGAAATCCTCACCGCAGTTCGTGAAGTGTGGCCTGCTGAGCTACCGCTCTTCGTCCGTGTGTCCGCCACAGACTGGTTGACGGAGGACCGCGGGCTCGAGGTTGGTAGTTGGACGGCGGATCAGACTGTCGCACTTGCCAATATCCTCTCCGACTACGGGGTCGACCTCATCGACGTCTCCACCGGCGGCAATTCGCCGGGAGTACAGATCCCGGTGGAGCCGGGATACCAGGTTCCGTTTGCCCGCCGCATCCAGAATGAAACTCTGCTCCCCGCTGCCGCAGTCGGGTTGATCACCGAACCCGAACAAGCCGAGAAAATCATCGAGGACGGCAGCGCGATCGCCGTGCTCCTCGGCCGCGAACTACTGCGCGATCCGTATTGGGCGCGGCGCGCTGCCCGGGAGCTGAATGCCGAAGTGGGACCCCGGGTTCCGTCGCAGTACGCCCGGGCTTTCTAA
- a CDS encoding MFS transporter translates to MTTPENSISALDVAESPDVTVTDNASVKKAVKATMLGNAMEWFDFGVYAYLATTIGKVFFPEVSGSAQLLSTFAIFAAAFIVRPLGGLFFGPLGDRIGRKKVLATTIILMAGSTFGIGLIPSYESIGIAAPILLVLLRLLQGFSTGGEYGGASTFVAEYAPDKRRGFFASFLEFGTLAGYVAAAGIVTIIQTVVSPEELLQWGWRIPFLIAGPLGLIGLYLRLRLEETPAFQQMEQAEERSLADESTGTKLRETIVENWRPLVLCIVLVATYNIAHYGLLSYMPTYLTNTLGYDESHGLVLMIIVMLVMMIGISYVGKLSDRVGRKPLLLSGFIGFFVLSLPAYLLIGVGNYVTVFLGLAILGGLLLLFVGVFPSVLPALFPTGIRYGGLAIGYNLAVSIFGGTTPLVLTALESATGSDLVAPMYMMIAAVIGGLAVLLIPETARKPLDGSPPAVATNDEARRIILKVRRKKAKADNLDA, encoded by the coding sequence ATGACAACACCAGAGAACTCGATCAGTGCCCTCGACGTGGCCGAATCACCCGATGTCACCGTCACCGACAACGCGTCGGTCAAGAAGGCCGTCAAGGCGACGATGCTCGGAAATGCCATGGAATGGTTCGATTTCGGCGTTTACGCCTATCTAGCCACCACTATCGGAAAAGTGTTCTTCCCGGAGGTCAGCGGTAGCGCGCAACTCCTCTCGACCTTCGCGATTTTTGCCGCGGCGTTTATCGTCCGACCTTTGGGCGGCTTGTTCTTCGGTCCGCTCGGCGACCGCATCGGACGCAAGAAGGTCCTGGCCACCACCATTATTCTGATGGCCGGCAGCACATTCGGGATCGGCCTTATCCCGAGCTACGAGTCCATCGGAATCGCGGCACCGATACTCCTCGTTCTCCTTCGACTTCTGCAAGGCTTCTCCACCGGCGGCGAATACGGCGGAGCCAGTACCTTTGTCGCCGAATATGCACCGGACAAGCGTCGCGGCTTCTTTGCCAGCTTCCTCGAATTCGGCACTCTGGCAGGGTATGTAGCCGCAGCCGGCATCGTCACGATCATCCAGACCGTGGTCAGCCCGGAAGAACTCCTCCAATGGGGTTGGCGCATCCCGTTCCTCATCGCCGGTCCACTGGGCCTGATCGGCTTGTATCTCCGATTGAGACTGGAGGAAACACCGGCATTTCAGCAGATGGAACAGGCCGAAGAGCGTTCTCTCGCCGACGAATCCACCGGTACGAAGCTCCGTGAGACGATCGTCGAGAATTGGCGACCGCTGGTTCTGTGCATCGTGCTTGTCGCAACGTACAACATCGCCCACTACGGCCTGCTCAGCTACATGCCTACCTATCTCACCAACACTTTGGGTTACGACGAATCCCATGGTCTTGTTCTCATGATCATCGTCATGCTCGTGATGATGATCGGCATCAGCTACGTCGGCAAGTTGTCCGACCGTGTCGGCCGGAAACCTTTGCTGCTCAGCGGATTTATCGGCTTCTTCGTGTTGTCGTTGCCTGCCTACCTCCTGATCGGCGTCGGCAACTACGTCACTGTTTTCCTCGGCCTTGCGATCCTGGGCGGACTTCTCCTCCTCTTCGTCGGCGTGTTCCCCTCGGTACTCCCCGCACTCTTTCCCACCGGAATTCGATACGGCGGCTTGGCAATCGGATACAACCTCGCAGTATCGATCTTCGGCGGCACCACTCCCCTGGTGCTGACAGCTCTCGAAAGTGCAACCGGCAGCGATCTGGTTGCACCGATGTACATGATGATTGCCGCGGTCATCGGTGGTCTCGCAGTTCTCCTGATTCCGGAGACTGCCCGCAAGCCTCTCGACGGTTCGCCGCCGGCAGTAGCCACCAACGACGAGGCCCGTCGAATCATCCTCAAGGTACGCCGCAAGAAGGCGAAGGCCGATAACCTCGACGCATGA
- a CDS encoding ribokinase: MSKPRIVVVGSVNMDLTTSVSRFPVPGETLLGTAFATSAGGKGSNQAIAAAKAGGDVIFIGAVGDDGFGRELRQTLNAAGVDTTLLRTVNGPSGVAAITVDADAENNIIVVAGANGSVTELTDSDLDAIANADVLLCQLEIPLATVAAAAKHAQVNGTTVILNPSPVQELPTTLIDAVDILIVNQTETEQLSSITDRVEHLVTTLGAGGADLRSRDSTAHADSPKVTPVDTTGAGDAFTGAFAVEWILDRSRALHFACAAGSLATTVHGAAASSPTRNTIEDVLESSA, from the coding sequence ATGAGCAAGCCCCGCATCGTCGTTGTCGGCAGCGTCAACATGGACCTCACCACCTCGGTCTCCCGATTCCCGGTTCCCGGTGAAACCTTGCTGGGCACTGCCTTCGCCACCTCGGCCGGCGGCAAAGGAAGTAATCAGGCCATTGCCGCCGCCAAGGCCGGTGGTGACGTCATCTTCATCGGCGCGGTCGGCGACGACGGTTTCGGCCGGGAACTCCGACAGACGCTCAATGCTGCCGGTGTCGATACGACTCTGTTGCGCACTGTCAACGGCCCTAGTGGAGTTGCGGCAATTACCGTCGACGCTGATGCCGAGAACAACATCATCGTTGTTGCCGGGGCCAACGGTTCCGTCACGGAGTTGACCGACAGTGATCTCGACGCCATCGCAAACGCGGACGTGCTGTTGTGCCAACTCGAGATTCCGCTGGCGACCGTAGCTGCCGCAGCAAAGCACGCTCAGGTCAATGGGACTACCGTCATCCTCAATCCCTCACCGGTACAAGAGCTTCCGACCACACTGATCGACGCAGTAGACATCCTGATCGTGAATCAGACCGAGACGGAACAGCTCTCCTCGATCACCGATCGCGTCGAGCACCTGGTCACGACCCTCGGAGCTGGTGGCGCCGATCTGCGCAGCCGAGACAGCACCGCCCACGCGGATTCGCCAAAAGTCACGCCTGTCGACACCACCGGCGCAGGCGACGCCTTCACCGGCGCCTTTGCCGTGGAATGGATACTCGACCGATCGCGCGCGCTGCATTTTGCTTGCGCGGCGGGGAGCCTCGCAACGACAGTGCACGGCGCGGCTGCGTCGTCGCCCACACGAAACACGATCGAGGATGTGCTGGAAAGCTCGGCTTGA
- a CDS encoding MerR family transcriptional regulator encodes MLSIGDFARAGRVSVRMLRHYDAIGLLTPVKVDASTGYRSYTAGQLALLNRIVALKDLGLTLAQVQQVVESAVSVDEIRGMLTLRRAELETRIQEDTARLAHVQARLRIIESEGKMSTYEVVVKPVPAVRVAELTGIAKSMEPLSIGPVVQGLYGKLSSDLGRAGLIPTGPAIAYYEDAGDEENVVVHAALPVDAVPSDEYDFTVTDLPGQPQMATLLHKGSMENCLPAYQALARWIDEAGYRHAGPSREVTLAYTEDVDGWVTELQQPIDKV; translated from the coding sequence ATGCTGAGCATCGGGGACTTCGCGAGAGCCGGCCGTGTGTCCGTGCGGATGCTTCGCCACTACGACGCCATCGGCCTGCTCACCCCAGTCAAAGTAGATGCGTCCACGGGATACCGCTCGTACACCGCGGGCCAATTGGCGTTGCTCAACCGAATCGTGGCATTGAAGGACCTGGGACTCACGCTCGCTCAGGTTCAGCAGGTGGTGGAGTCGGCCGTGAGCGTCGACGAGATTCGCGGCATGCTCACGCTTCGCCGCGCTGAGCTCGAGACCCGAATCCAGGAAGACACGGCGCGACTGGCACACGTCCAGGCACGCCTACGCATCATCGAGAGTGAGGGAAAGATGTCTACCTACGAAGTTGTGGTCAAGCCGGTTCCTGCCGTGCGAGTGGCGGAGTTGACCGGTATCGCCAAGTCCATGGAGCCGTTGTCCATCGGTCCCGTTGTTCAGGGGCTGTACGGCAAGCTCAGCTCAGATCTGGGTCGAGCCGGACTCATCCCCACCGGCCCGGCAATCGCGTACTACGAGGACGCCGGCGACGAAGAGAACGTCGTCGTGCATGCCGCTTTGCCGGTAGACGCGGTCCCCAGTGACGAATACGACTTCACTGTGACCGATCTTCCGGGCCAACCGCAGATGGCGACGCTGCTCCACAAGGGCTCGATGGAGAACTGCCTACCCGCCTACCAGGCACTTGCCCGGTGGATCGACGAAGCCGGGTATCGCCATGCAGGACCAAGTCGCGAGGTGACCTTGGCTTACACGGAGGACGTCGACGGCTGGGTCACCGAACTTCAGCAGCCCATCGACAAGGTCTGA
- a CDS encoding RecQ family ATP-dependent DNA helicase, giving the protein MTTTTAPVLRDEAERLLRELAGPDACLREDQWIAIEALVVQRKRALVVQRTGWGKSAVYFISAKLLRAAGHGPTVIVSPLLALMRNQVASAERAGVRAATINSGNMTEWDDIHARVAANDLDVLLVSPERLNNPDFRDQVLPSLAADAGLVVVDEAHCVSDWGHDFRPDYRRIRTLIAELGDGIPVLATTATANDRVVADVSAQLGVGGEETLILRGGLERESLHLSVVHIPEATARAAWLAQILDTLPGSGIIYTLTVSAARDLASLLSERGHTVAAYTGQTDPTERESLEQDLLGNRVKALVATSALGMGFDKPDLGFVIHLGAPSSPISYYQQVGRAGRSTDRADVILLPGSEDKQIWSYFASVAFPREHLVRSVIEHLDTEKATSTPALEPLVELNRTRLEMVLKVLDVDGAVKRVKGGWISTGEPWVYDALRYGRLEEARQAEQAAMVEFQNITTCRMTFLREQLDDPGLTPENSQCGRCDNCTGQRYDTTVDTAALDETRARLQRPGFDLEPRKMWPTGLSKLGVNLSGKIKDGPESGRILGRLSDLGWGQRLRALLDGPDAEVPDAVVSACISVLAAWDWTDRPTGVMALESSTHPILVRSLSAKLAQVGRLTDLGVLHLRPEHPPVSAANSAYRVAGLVDAWDVPDMSAHQGPVLLVDALADTGWTFTMAARTLRQAGAHSVLPLALASPK; this is encoded by the coding sequence ATGACCACCACCACTGCCCCCGTACTGCGCGACGAAGCCGAGCGTCTGCTCCGCGAACTCGCCGGGCCCGATGCCTGCCTGCGTGAGGACCAGTGGATCGCTATCGAGGCCCTGGTGGTTCAGCGCAAGCGCGCTCTTGTGGTGCAGCGGACCGGCTGGGGTAAGTCGGCGGTGTACTTCATCTCCGCAAAGCTCCTGCGTGCTGCTGGGCACGGTCCGACGGTCATCGTCTCCCCTCTCTTGGCGCTCATGCGCAACCAGGTCGCCTCCGCTGAACGGGCGGGTGTGCGTGCGGCCACCATCAACTCCGGCAACATGACCGAATGGGACGACATCCACGCCCGCGTCGCCGCGAATGATCTCGACGTTCTGCTCGTCAGCCCCGAGCGTCTCAACAACCCGGACTTCCGGGACCAGGTTCTGCCGTCACTGGCAGCCGATGCGGGTCTCGTTGTGGTGGACGAGGCTCACTGCGTGTCCGACTGGGGTCACGACTTCCGTCCGGATTACCGGCGTATCCGGACGTTGATCGCCGAACTCGGTGACGGCATTCCTGTCCTCGCGACAACTGCGACGGCCAACGACCGCGTCGTCGCCGATGTGTCCGCACAACTGGGAGTGGGCGGCGAAGAAACACTGATTCTGCGCGGCGGACTCGAACGCGAATCACTACACCTCTCTGTTGTTCACATTCCGGAGGCAACAGCGCGCGCGGCCTGGCTCGCTCAGATCCTCGACACCTTGCCAGGTTCCGGCATCATCTACACCCTCACCGTGTCGGCAGCCCGCGATCTGGCGAGCCTACTGTCCGAGCGTGGCCACACTGTCGCCGCGTACACCGGCCAAACCGATCCCACCGAGCGTGAATCCCTCGAGCAGGATCTGCTCGGGAATCGTGTCAAAGCCCTCGTTGCGACGTCTGCTCTCGGAATGGGTTTCGACAAGCCTGATCTCGGCTTCGTGATCCACCTCGGTGCACCGTCGTCACCGATCTCTTACTACCAGCAGGTCGGCCGCGCCGGTCGTTCCACCGATCGCGCCGACGTGATCTTGCTTCCGGGCTCCGAGGACAAGCAGATCTGGAGCTACTTCGCGTCCGTTGCGTTCCCGCGTGAACACCTGGTCCGCAGTGTCATCGAGCACCTCGACACCGAAAAGGCCACGTCGACACCGGCATTGGAACCCTTGGTCGAGCTCAACCGCACCCGGCTCGAAATGGTCTTGAAAGTCCTCGATGTCGACGGGGCGGTCAAACGCGTCAAGGGCGGCTGGATCAGCACCGGAGAACCGTGGGTATACGACGCGCTGCGCTATGGCCGCCTCGAGGAAGCTCGCCAGGCCGAGCAGGCCGCTATGGTCGAATTCCAGAACATCACAACCTGCCGAATGACCTTTCTCCGTGAACAACTCGACGATCCCGGCCTCACCCCGGAAAACTCGCAGTGCGGTCGTTGCGACAACTGCACCGGTCAGCGGTACGACACAACAGTCGATACCGCCGCGCTCGACGAGACTCGGGCACGCCTGCAGCGCCCCGGTTTCGACCTCGAACCACGCAAGATGTGGCCGACGGGACTGAGCAAGCTGGGAGTCAACCTGTCCGGAAAGATCAAGGACGGTCCCGAATCCGGACGCATTCTCGGACGCCTGTCGGACCTCGGCTGGGGCCAGCGCCTGCGCGCATTGCTCGACGGACCCGACGCCGAGGTACCCGATGCAGTAGTCAGTGCTTGCATCAGTGTTCTGGCAGCGTGGGATTGGACTGATCGACCCACCGGCGTGATGGCGCTTGAATCGTCAACTCACCCAATCCTTGTCCGGAGCCTTTCGGCGAAGTTGGCTCAGGTCGGGCGACTCACCGACCTCGGCGTCCTTCACCTTCGGCCTGAACATCCACCCGTCTCGGCCGCCAACTCGGCCTATCGCGTCGCCGGATTGGTTGACGCGTGGGATGTTCCGGACATGAGCGCGCATCAAGGGCCCGTACTCCTGGTAGATGCACTCGCCGATACCGGTTGGACTTTCACGATGGCGGCCCGCACATTGCGTCAAGCCGGTGCACATTCAGTGCTTCCGTTGGCGCTCGCAAGCCCGAAATAG
- the ectA gene encoding diaminobutyrate acetyltransferase, with product MKPVDTRAIPTTAPDAVLLRSPQIDDGVRLWQIARDSKVLDLNSSYAYLLWCRDFSATSIVAEVDGRVVGFVSGYARPSAQETLFVWQVAVDEDQRGKAIAGRMLSALMDRTAPLGVTHLETTISPDNEASIALFTALARRRELPISRQSLFSPNDFPDGHEAEDLFRIGA from the coding sequence ATGAAGCCTGTTGATACGAGAGCTATCCCGACCACCGCGCCGGACGCGGTGTTACTGCGAAGCCCACAGATCGATGACGGAGTCCGGCTCTGGCAGATCGCACGAGATTCGAAGGTGCTCGACCTCAATTCGAGTTATGCATACCTGTTGTGGTGCAGGGATTTCAGCGCAACATCGATTGTTGCGGAAGTAGACGGACGTGTTGTCGGATTTGTTTCCGGCTACGCCCGGCCCAGCGCACAGGAAACCCTGTTCGTATGGCAAGTCGCGGTTGATGAAGACCAGCGCGGTAAGGCAATTGCCGGCCGCATGCTGTCAGCATTGATGGATCGCACAGCGCCACTGGGTGTTACACATCTGGAGACGACGATCAGCCCCGACAACGAGGCTTCGATCGCACTCTTCACCGCGCTCGCACGAAGACGCGAATTACCGATCAGTCGGCAGAGTTTGTTCTCGCCCAATGATTTTCCCGATGGACACGAAGCCGAAGATCTTTTCCGCATCGGCGCCTAG
- the ectB gene encoding diaminobutyrate--2-oxoglutarate transaminase: MNINEASIFETLESEVRSYCRDWPAVFTSASGSWIRDESGRDYLDFFAGAGALNYGHNNPVLKSALVDYIMSDGITHGLDMSTVAKREFLETFQRNILEPRGLDYKVQFPGPTGTNAVEAALKLARKVTGRSAIINFTNAFHGMTLGALSVTGNSMKRAGAGVPLVHTTPMPFDNYFDGVTEDFQWFSRVLDDSGSGFNRPAAVIVETVQGEGGVNVARPEWLRALATLCSDRGILLIVDDVQMGCGRTGPFFSFEEAGIVPDIVTLSKSIGGYGMPMALTLFKRELDVWGPGEHNGTFRGNNPAFVTSKVALDHYWSDGALTKTTLKKGARISECFANLADQFPGEVSTRGRGLVQGLVFEQPERAGKVCQLAFDEGLLAETSGPSDQVVKLLPALTITDEELEHGLSILAEATLKVCS, translated from the coding sequence ATGAACATCAACGAAGCAAGCATTTTCGAGACGCTCGAGTCCGAAGTTCGCAGCTACTGCCGTGATTGGCCGGCAGTGTTCACCAGCGCTTCCGGATCATGGATCCGTGACGAGAGCGGGCGCGACTACCTGGATTTCTTCGCCGGCGCCGGCGCACTCAACTACGGACACAACAACCCGGTCCTGAAATCAGCACTGGTCGACTACATCATGAGCGACGGCATCACCCACGGCCTCGACATGTCGACTGTCGCCAAACGTGAGTTCCTGGAAACCTTTCAGCGCAACATCCTCGAGCCACGTGGCCTCGACTACAAAGTCCAGTTTCCCGGGCCCACCGGAACGAATGCCGTCGAAGCCGCACTCAAGCTCGCCCGCAAGGTCACCGGACGATCGGCAATCATCAACTTCACCAACGCTTTTCACGGCATGACGCTGGGAGCGCTCTCGGTGACGGGCAACTCGATGAAACGGGCCGGTGCCGGTGTTCCGCTGGTGCACACAACGCCGATGCCGTTCGACAACTACTTCGACGGCGTCACCGAGGATTTCCAGTGGTTCTCACGCGTGCTCGATGATTCCGGCAGCGGATTCAACCGTCCCGCAGCCGTCATCGTCGAGACCGTGCAGGGCGAAGGCGGCGTCAATGTCGCTCGCCCCGAATGGCTTCGGGCACTCGCAACGCTATGCTCCGATCGCGGAATCCTGCTGATCGTCGACGACGTCCAGATGGGTTGCGGCCGTACGGGTCCGTTCTTCTCGTTCGAGGAAGCCGGAATCGTTCCCGACATCGTCACGCTGTCCAAATCCATCGGCGGCTACGGAATGCCCATGGCGCTCACACTGTTCAAGCGTGAACTCGACGTCTGGGGTCCCGGCGAGCACAACGGAACCTTCCGCGGAAACAACCCCGCGTTTGTCACATCCAAGGTGGCACTCGATCACTACTGGTCCGACGGTGCGCTCACCAAAACGACCCTGAAGAAGGGCGCCCGCATCAGCGAGTGCTTCGCAAATCTCGCCGATCAATTCCCCGGTGAGGTCTCGACCCGCGGACGCGGTCTGGTCCAGGGCCTTGTCTTCGAACAACCCGAACGGGCCGGCAAGGTCTGCCAACTGGCATTCGACGAGGGATTGCTGGCGGAAACCTCCGGCCCGTCCGACCAGGTAGTGAAACTGCTTCCAGCACTGACGATTACCGATGAGGAGCTCGAGCACGGCCTCTCCATTCTGGCCGAAGCGACGCTCAAGGTCTGCAGCTAA
- a CDS encoding ectoine synthase, which produces MIVRTTTEISGTDRDVSSEDGNWRSKRIVLGGDRVGFSFHETTIKAGSVNEFHYANHVEAVWLVEGTGTLIDLDNNKEYDLAPGSMYLLDGHERHRVEPATEMRMLCVFNPPVTGREVHDENGIYPLVEVPA; this is translated from the coding sequence ATGATCGTTCGCACCACCACCGAAATTTCCGGCACAGACCGCGACGTCTCCAGCGAGGACGGAAACTGGCGCAGCAAGCGCATCGTTCTCGGCGGCGACCGCGTCGGCTTCTCGTTCCACGAGACCACCATCAAGGCCGGATCCGTCAACGAGTTCCACTACGCCAACCACGTCGAGGCAGTCTGGCTCGTCGAAGGCACCGGCACGTTGATCGACCTGGACAACAACAAGGAATACGACCTGGCTCCCGGGTCGATGTACCTACTCGACGGCCATGAGCGTCATCGCGTTGAACCGGCCACCGAGATGCGCATGTTGTGCGTGTTCAATCCCCCGGTCACCGGGCGTGAAGTACACGATGAGAACGGAATCTACCCACTCGTCGAGGTGCCCGCGTAA